A genomic region of Rhodococcus pyridinivorans contains the following coding sequences:
- a CDS encoding aminotransferase class V-fold PLP-dependent enzyme, whose product MLDLQAARRDTPGCFDRVFLDSAGSSLPPAPVLETMLAHLRREAEIGGYVAADERLDDLTAVKTSLGRLFDVPETSLALSDGASRAWTSFFYAVPLRPGDRILISQAEYAANAIAALQRARATGATVEVVPSDPSGRVDVEALEGMLDERVRLVSVVHAPTNGGLVNPVREIADAAHAVGALVLLDACQSVGQLPVSVPELDVDALSGTGRKWLRGPRGTGFLYVRPRLVSELEPAVLDLHSASWTSADSYELAPDATRFEMWEAGVAARLGLGAAVDYLLDLGVDAVAEAVAYRAGHVREGLAGIDGVTVTDLGEQRSGIVSFTVDGRDPREVRDALAERSVTVTVSSRSSTLLDMTSRDLQSVVRASPHYFVSPADVDRFLASVHDIARS is encoded by the coding sequence GTGCTGGACCTCCAGGCGGCCCGACGCGACACACCGGGATGCTTCGACCGGGTCTTCCTCGACAGCGCCGGCTCGTCGCTGCCCCCGGCACCGGTGCTCGAGACGATGCTCGCGCACCTGCGCCGCGAGGCCGAGATCGGCGGGTACGTGGCGGCCGACGAACGGCTCGACGACCTGACCGCCGTGAAGACCTCGCTCGGCCGCCTGTTCGACGTGCCGGAGACCTCCCTCGCGCTGTCCGACGGCGCCTCGCGGGCGTGGACGTCCTTCTTCTACGCGGTGCCGCTGCGACCCGGCGACCGCATCCTGATCTCGCAGGCCGAATACGCCGCAAACGCGATCGCCGCGCTGCAGCGCGCGCGGGCGACCGGCGCCACCGTCGAGGTCGTTCCGTCCGATCCGTCCGGCCGCGTCGACGTCGAGGCGCTCGAGGGGATGCTCGACGAACGGGTGCGGCTGGTGTCCGTCGTGCACGCCCCCACCAACGGCGGGCTCGTCAACCCGGTGCGGGAGATCGCCGACGCCGCGCACGCGGTCGGGGCGCTCGTGCTGCTCGACGCGTGCCAGTCGGTGGGGCAGCTGCCGGTGAGCGTGCCCGAACTCGACGTCGACGCACTGTCGGGCACCGGGCGCAAGTGGCTCCGCGGGCCGCGCGGCACCGGTTTCCTCTACGTGCGGCCGCGCCTGGTGAGCGAACTCGAACCGGCCGTTCTCGACCTGCACAGCGCCTCGTGGACCTCGGCCGACAGCTACGAACTCGCTCCGGACGCCACCCGCTTCGAGATGTGGGAGGCCGGAGTGGCGGCCCGGCTCGGGCTCGGCGCGGCCGTGGACTATCTCCTCGATCTGGGTGTCGACGCCGTGGCCGAGGCGGTGGCCTACCGGGCCGGGCACGTGCGCGAGGGGCTCGCGGGCATCGACGGCGTCACCGTCACCGACCTCGGCGAGCAGCGCAGCGGCATCGTCTCGTTCACCGTGGACGGCCGCGACCCGCGGGAGGTCCGCGACGCCCTGGCCGAGCGGTCCGTGACGGTCACGGTCAGCAGCCGCAGTTCGACGCTGCTGGACATGACCTCGCGCGACCTGCAGTCGGTGGTGCGGGCGTCGCCGCACTACTTCGTCTCCCCCGCCGACGTCGACAGGTTCCTCGCCTCGGTGCACGACATCGCCCGGTCGTGA
- a CDS encoding 50S ribosomal protein L25/general stress protein Ctc codes for MSDENRLVASVRTEFGKGAARRARRAGQVPAVLYGHGTEPRHLALPDLEFAAVLRNHGTNAILTLDVDGEDQLALTKSVVVHPIRRYIEHADLLVVKKGEKVTVEVPVVLSGEAGSGTLVVNEVNTIKLEADALNIPEEITVSIEGAEAGTQILAGGVELPAGATLQDDPELLLVNIVEAPSADALEGAEGEETAEEASEEA; via the coding sequence ATGTCCGACGAGAATCGTCTCGTAGCCAGCGTCCGCACCGAGTTCGGCAAGGGTGCCGCACGCCGCGCCCGTCGCGCCGGCCAGGTCCCCGCCGTCCTCTACGGCCACGGCACCGAGCCCCGGCACCTCGCCCTCCCCGACCTCGAGTTCGCAGCCGTGCTGCGTAACCACGGCACCAACGCCATCCTCACCCTCGACGTCGACGGCGAGGATCAGCTCGCGCTGACCAAGTCGGTCGTCGTCCACCCCATCCGTCGCTACATCGAGCACGCCGACCTGCTCGTCGTGAAGAAGGGCGAGAAGGTCACCGTCGAGGTGCCCGTCGTCCTCTCCGGTGAGGCCGGCTCCGGCACGCTGGTGGTCAACGAGGTCAACACGATCAAGCTCGAGGCCGACGCCCTGAACATCCCCGAGGAGATCACCGTCTCGATCGAGGGCGCCGAGGCCGGCACCCAGATCCTGGCCGGTGGCGTCGAGCTGCCCGCCGGCGCGACCCTGCAGGACGATCCCGAGCTGCTGCTCGTGAACATCGTCGAGGCTCCCTCCGCCGACGCCCTGGAAGGCGCCGAGGGCGAAGAGACCGCAGAAGAGGCCTCCGAGGAGGCCTGA
- the pth gene encoding aminoacyl-tRNA hydrolase, which produces MGDDAALVVGLGNPGPKYENTRHNIGFMVADVLAGRVGGKFSAHKRSNADIVQARLDGRQVIIAKPRTYMNLSGGPVASLAKFFSVDPSNVIVLHDELDLDFGTIRLKLGGGENGHNGLRSTSSALGTKDYLRVRMGIGRPPGRQDPADFVLKPFSATERKELDVWCEEGADAVELLLRLGLEGAQNRIH; this is translated from the coding sequence GTGGGCGACGACGCCGCGCTCGTGGTCGGTCTCGGCAACCCCGGCCCGAAGTACGAGAACACCCGGCACAACATCGGATTCATGGTGGCCGACGTGCTGGCCGGACGCGTCGGCGGCAAGTTCTCCGCGCACAAGCGCAGCAACGCCGACATCGTGCAGGCCCGGCTCGACGGGCGGCAGGTGATCATCGCGAAGCCGCGCACCTACATGAACCTGTCCGGCGGTCCGGTCGCCTCCCTGGCCAAGTTCTTCTCGGTCGATCCCTCGAACGTAATCGTCCTACACGACGAACTCGACCTGGACTTCGGCACGATTCGGCTCAAGCTCGGCGGTGGCGAGAACGGGCACAACGGCCTGCGGTCGACCTCGTCGGCGCTCGGCACCAAGGACTACCTGCGGGTCCGGATGGGCATCGGCCGCCCTCCCGGCCGCCAGGATCCCGCCGACTTCGTGCTCAAGCCGTTCTCGGCGACCGAACGCAAGGAGCTCGACGTGTGGTGCGAGGAAGGCGCCGACGCCGTCGAACTGCTGCTGAGGCTCGGCCTCGAGGGCGCCCAGAACCGCATCCACTGA
- a CDS encoding fatty acyl-AMP ligase — protein MSRFTEEMYATAESDTGALVTGEPDTPLRQNWGEIHRQARRMAGALAAAGIGPGDAVGVLAGQPVDIAPVCQAVWMRGGSVTMLHQPTPRTDLQMWSRDTEVVLRMIDARAVVLGAPFEIAEPLLRERGISVVTVERMREGRPVDPVDTAESDIVLQQLTSGSTGSPKAVRITHGNFYANATAMMDRVKFSLDDDVMISWLPLFHDMGMVAFLSVPMQVGAEVVSVTPLDFLRSPILWAELISKYHGTLTAAPNFAYSLLARKLSQAPDGALDLSSMRWMWNGAEPVDPDTMEALAEAGERFGLDPSALAPSYGMAETTLAVSVPDPGRGVVLDVVDPDLLEAGGMAVPTNRTHTRRMPTLGRLVAGLEGRVVGRDGQVLPPRGVGIIQLRGEAVTHGYLTVDGPVPAQDADGWLDTGDVGYFTEEGLVVVCGRVKDVIIMGGRNIYPTDIERAAGTVHGVRPGNAVAIRLDAGDKRESFAVAVETKLFDHPDEVRRIEHDVVHAVVAEVGVRPRTVAVLGPGSIPKTSSGKLRRGTSLALLTRA, from the coding sequence GTGAGCAGGTTCACCGAGGAGATGTACGCGACGGCGGAGTCGGACACCGGGGCTCTGGTCACCGGCGAACCGGATACGCCGTTGCGGCAGAACTGGGGAGAGATCCACCGGCAGGCCCGCCGCATGGCCGGCGCACTGGCCGCGGCGGGTATCGGACCCGGCGACGCGGTGGGTGTCCTCGCAGGACAACCGGTGGACATCGCACCGGTCTGCCAGGCCGTGTGGATGCGCGGCGGAAGCGTGACGATGCTGCACCAGCCCACGCCGCGCACCGACCTGCAGATGTGGTCGCGCGACACCGAGGTGGTCCTGCGGATGATCGACGCCCGCGCCGTCGTGCTCGGCGCACCCTTCGAGATCGCGGAGCCGCTGCTGCGCGAGCGGGGCATCTCCGTCGTCACCGTGGAGCGGATGCGGGAGGGGAGGCCCGTCGATCCCGTCGACACGGCGGAGTCCGACATCGTGCTCCAGCAGCTGACGTCCGGGTCCACCGGCTCGCCGAAGGCGGTGCGGATCACGCACGGCAACTTCTACGCCAACGCGACGGCGATGATGGACCGCGTCAAGTTCTCGCTCGACGACGACGTCATGATCAGCTGGCTGCCGCTGTTCCACGACATGGGCATGGTGGCCTTCCTCAGCGTCCCCATGCAGGTGGGCGCCGAGGTCGTGTCGGTCACGCCGCTGGACTTCCTGCGCTCTCCGATCCTGTGGGCGGAACTGATCAGCAAGTATCACGGAACGCTCACCGCAGCACCGAATTTCGCGTACTCGTTGCTGGCCCGGAAGTTGTCGCAGGCGCCGGACGGTGCGCTCGACCTGTCGTCGATGCGCTGGATGTGGAACGGCGCCGAGCCGGTCGATCCCGACACGATGGAGGCCCTCGCGGAGGCCGGGGAGCGCTTCGGTCTCGACCCGTCCGCCCTCGCGCCCTCCTACGGGATGGCCGAGACCACGCTCGCGGTGTCGGTCCCCGATCCGGGACGCGGGGTGGTGCTCGACGTGGTGGACCCCGACCTGCTCGAGGCCGGCGGGATGGCCGTGCCGACCAACCGCACCCACACGCGCCGCATGCCCACCCTCGGCCGTCTCGTGGCCGGTCTCGAGGGCCGGGTCGTCGGCCGTGACGGACAGGTGCTGCCACCCCGCGGCGTGGGCATCATCCAGTTGCGCGGCGAGGCCGTCACGCACGGCTATCTCACCGTGGACGGACCCGTACCCGCGCAGGACGCCGACGGCTGGCTCGACACCGGCGACGTGGGTTACTTCACCGAGGAAGGTCTCGTCGTGGTGTGCGGCCGGGTGAAGGACGTCATCATCATGGGCGGCCGCAACATTTATCCCACCGACATCGAGCGAGCGGCGGGGACCGTCCACGGGGTGCGTCCCGGCAACGCCGTCGCCATCCGGCTCGACGCGGGGGACAAGCGCGAATCGTTCGCGGTGGCCGTGGAGACCAAACTCTTCGACCACCCCGACGAGGTGCGCCGCATCGAACACGACGTCGTGCACGCGGTGGTCGCCGAGGTGGGCGTGCGGCCCCGCACGGTCGCGGTACTCGGTCCCGGCAGCATCCCGAAGACCTCCTCGGGCAAGCTGCGTCGCGGCACCTCGCTGGCACTGCTGACGCGGGCCTGA
- a CDS encoding peptide chain release factor 3 encodes MSTPHASADSQSTGTTEPAQSSGTAKPGAAKEVRAEAERRRTFAVISHPDAGKSTLTEALALHAKVISEAGAVHGKAGRKSTVSDWMEMEKARGISVSSTALQFNYTRSDVAGTDDEVVNVVNLVDTPGHSDFSEDTYRVLTAVDAAVMLIDAAKGLEPQTLKLFQVCRHRGIPVVTVINKWDRPGRTPLELLDEIDERIGLMPTPLFWPVGIAGDFRGLLRRGEDGDAAEYIKFTRTAGGAKIAPEEHLSPAEALALEGDTWVEAAEESELLSSNGQDHDQELFLAGQTSPVIFASAMLNFGVRQILDTLVTLAPPPRARLAIDETAREVDDPFSAVVFKVQAGMDTAHRDRLAFMRVVSGVFERGMVVTHAQTGKPFATKYALTVFGRERSTVENAYPGDVVGLVNATALAPGHTLYVDKKVEFPPIPSFAPEHFAILRAESASKYKQFRKAVDQLDSEGVVQILRNDVRGDASPVMAAVGPMQFEVVAARMKAEYNVDPKIEHLGYSLARRTDAASADELNRQRGVEVFTRSDGVLLALVSDKWRLQYILKELPELTLEPLVAATD; translated from the coding sequence TTGAGCACCCCGCACGCTTCGGCCGACAGTCAATCCACCGGCACGACGGAGCCTGCGCAGTCCTCCGGCACAGCGAAGCCCGGGGCCGCGAAGGAGGTCAGAGCCGAAGCCGAGCGCAGACGCACCTTCGCCGTCATCTCCCACCCCGACGCCGGTAAGTCGACGCTCACCGAGGCGCTCGCCCTGCACGCGAAGGTCATCTCCGAGGCCGGCGCGGTCCACGGCAAGGCCGGCCGCAAGTCGACGGTCTCCGACTGGATGGAGATGGAGAAGGCCCGTGGCATCTCCGTCAGCTCCACGGCCCTGCAGTTCAACTACACCCGCTCGGACGTCGCGGGCACCGACGACGAGGTCGTCAACGTCGTCAATCTCGTCGACACCCCCGGTCACTCCGACTTCTCGGAGGACACCTACCGCGTCCTCACCGCCGTCGACGCCGCCGTCATGCTCATCGACGCGGCGAAGGGTCTCGAGCCGCAGACCCTGAAGCTGTTCCAGGTGTGCCGCCACCGAGGCATCCCCGTGGTCACCGTCATCAACAAGTGGGACCGACCGGGCCGGACGCCGCTGGAACTGCTCGACGAGATCGACGAGCGCATCGGCCTGATGCCGACTCCCCTGTTCTGGCCCGTGGGCATCGCCGGCGACTTCCGCGGTCTGCTGCGTCGCGGCGAGGACGGAGACGCGGCCGAGTACATCAAGTTCACCCGCACGGCCGGTGGCGCCAAGATCGCGCCCGAGGAGCATCTGTCCCCCGCCGAGGCGCTCGCCCTCGAGGGCGACACCTGGGTCGAGGCCGCCGAGGAGTCCGAACTGCTGTCGTCCAACGGCCAGGATCACGATCAGGAATTGTTCCTCGCCGGGCAGACCTCGCCGGTGATCTTCGCGTCGGCGATGCTCAACTTCGGTGTGCGGCAGATCCTCGACACCTTGGTCACGCTCGCACCGCCACCGCGTGCCCGTCTCGCCATCGACGAGACCGCTCGCGAGGTCGACGATCCGTTCAGCGCCGTCGTGTTCAAGGTGCAGGCCGGCATGGACACCGCCCACCGCGACCGGCTCGCGTTCATGCGTGTCGTCTCGGGTGTGTTCGAGCGCGGCATGGTCGTCACGCACGCGCAGACCGGTAAGCCCTTCGCCACCAAGTACGCGCTGACGGTCTTCGGCCGCGAACGTTCCACGGTGGAGAACGCCTATCCCGGCGACGTCGTCGGCCTGGTCAACGCCACCGCGCTGGCGCCGGGCCATACCCTCTACGTCGACAAGAAGGTGGAGTTCCCGCCCATTCCGTCGTTCGCGCCCGAGCACTTCGCGATCCTGCGGGCCGAGAGCGCCTCGAAGTACAAGCAGTTCCGCAAGGCCGTGGACCAGCTCGATTCCGAGGGCGTCGTGCAGATCCTCCGCAACGACGTCCGCGGCGACGCGTCGCCGGTGATGGCGGCCGTGGGTCCGATGCAGTTCGAGGTGGTCGCGGCGCGGATGAAGGCCGAGTACAACGTCGACCCGAAGATCGAGCATCTCGGCTACTCGCTCGCGCGTCGCACCGATGCGGCTTCGGCCGACGAACTGAACCGCCAGCGCGGCGTGGAGGTGTTCACCCGGTCGGACGGCGTGCTCCTCGCTCTCGTCAGCGACAAGTGGCGGCTGCAGTACATCCTCAAGGAGTTGCCGGAGCTGACTCTCGAACCGTTGGTCGCGGCGACCGACTGA
- a CDS encoding enoyl-CoA hydratase/isomerase family protein, with the protein MNESFIRTRVANGVGEVQLDRPGALNALDRSMIRDIRSSLLAWRDDPAVTAVLVTSTSDRAFCAGGDVKPVRELALEGRFDTVREYFADEYRLDELVATYPKPYLAVLDGVTMGGGLGISVHGAVRVTTEKTTMAMPETAIGFVPDIGSSHFLPRLRGTTARCDAVGMYLGLTGARIDAGDALAVGLATHYVPSARIDDFADRIRAGQWRDALDEFVEPTPESSLAQRFPDIETVFGDGTVLDMVTRLDSLADIDAEWAEQTRTALRSLSPTSVWATAELMRRGAESTLEECFARELDVAVRVAATPDFIEGVRAVLVDKTRDPQWSPATLEDVDPAAIAALFGDG; encoded by the coding sequence GTGAACGAGTCCTTCATCCGCACACGCGTCGCCAACGGAGTCGGCGAAGTGCAACTCGACCGTCCCGGTGCGCTCAACGCGCTCGACCGGTCGATGATCCGCGACATCCGCTCGTCGCTTCTCGCCTGGCGCGACGACCCGGCCGTCACGGCCGTGCTCGTCACCAGCACGTCCGACCGCGCGTTCTGCGCCGGTGGCGACGTCAAGCCGGTGCGCGAGCTGGCCCTCGAGGGGCGCTTCGACACCGTCCGCGAGTACTTCGCCGACGAGTACCGCCTCGATGAGCTGGTCGCCACCTACCCGAAGCCGTATCTCGCGGTCCTCGACGGCGTCACGATGGGCGGCGGGCTCGGTATCTCGGTGCACGGCGCGGTGCGCGTCACCACCGAGAAGACCACGATGGCCATGCCCGAGACGGCCATCGGGTTCGTTCCCGACATCGGGTCGAGCCACTTCCTCCCGCGCCTGCGCGGCACCACCGCGCGGTGCGATGCGGTGGGGATGTATCTCGGACTCACCGGCGCCCGCATCGATGCCGGCGACGCGCTGGCCGTCGGCCTGGCCACGCATTACGTGCCCAGTGCCCGCATCGACGACTTCGCCGACCGCATCCGAGCCGGGCAGTGGCGCGACGCCCTCGACGAGTTCGTCGAACCGACCCCCGAATCCTCCCTGGCGCAGCGTTTCCCCGACATCGAGACGGTGTTCGGCGACGGTACGGTGCTCGACATGGTGACCCGCCTCGACAGCCTCGCCGACATCGACGCCGAGTGGGCCGAGCAGACTCGCACGGCCCTGCGGTCGTTGTCGCCGACGAGCGTGTGGGCCACGGCCGAACTGATGCGACGCGGTGCCGAGAGCACGCTCGAGGAATGCTTCGCCCGCGAACTCGACGTCGCCGTGCGCGTCGCCGCGACGCCGGACTTCATCGAAGGTGTGCGCGCCGTGCTCGTCGACAAGACCCGCGACCCGCAGTGGTCGCCTGCGACGCTCGAGGACGTCGATCCGGCGGCGATCGCCGCACTGTTCGGCGACGGATAA
- a CDS encoding pyridoxine/pyridoxamine 5'-phosphate oxidase, whose product MSEIARRSEFPDTRGWIRALPTVTASAPPFAPAETPQETFLRWLTEATEAGVAEPHAATLSTVDPSGTPDARMLLIKDVTDDGWWFSGDDRSPKGRQLDATPAAALTVYWRELGRQVRVRGPVLAGPPEVCARDFRERSVFARAVASTGHQSEVLTDSAEYDDLVRERLTALEHDPDLVSPHWTAWCVAAEAVEFWQADPGRRHLRYRYRRAGDRWVTEELHP is encoded by the coding sequence ATGAGTGAGATCGCGCGTCGCAGTGAGTTTCCCGATACCCGCGGCTGGATCCGGGCGCTGCCCACCGTCACGGCGTCCGCGCCGCCGTTCGCACCGGCCGAGACGCCGCAGGAGACCTTCCTCCGCTGGCTCACCGAGGCGACCGAGGCCGGCGTCGCCGAGCCGCACGCAGCGACCCTGTCGACCGTCGACCCGTCCGGGACGCCCGACGCGCGCATGCTGCTGATCAAGGACGTCACCGACGACGGCTGGTGGTTCTCCGGCGACGACCGTTCCCCGAAGGGCCGCCAGCTCGACGCGACACCGGCCGCCGCGCTCACCGTGTACTGGCGCGAACTCGGCCGGCAGGTACGCGTGCGCGGACCCGTCCTGGCCGGCCCACCCGAGGTGTGTGCCCGCGACTTCCGGGAACGGTCGGTCTTCGCTCGTGCCGTCGCATCCACGGGACACCAGAGCGAGGTCCTCACCGATTCCGCCGAGTACGACGACCTCGTACGGGAACGCCTGACCGCGCTCGAACACGATCCGGACCTCGTCTCGCCGCACTGGACGGCGTGGTGCGTCGCCGCTGAGGCCGTGGAGTTCTGGCAGGCGGATCCCGGCCGGCGGCACCTGCGGTATCGCTACCGGCGTGCGGGGGACCGGTGGGTCACCGAGGAACTTCATCCGTGA
- a CDS encoding VOC family protein, giving the protein MVSEGSGDFPRPGALPYLTVPRAHEAIEWYTRVFGASLTAEPVVMDDGRVGHAELRFPSGMIYLADEFPELGLTAPQEGAVSVSLMLEVADTDTVLTRARLAGGSVERWINEAHGHRNATLLDPFGHRWMLVGPLTGKLPPPRE; this is encoded by the coding sequence ATGGTCTCGGAGGGTTCCGGCGATTTTCCCCGTCCGGGGGCGCTGCCCTATCTGACGGTGCCGCGGGCCCACGAGGCGATCGAGTGGTACACCCGGGTCTTCGGAGCCTCGCTGACCGCCGAACCGGTCGTCATGGACGACGGTCGCGTCGGGCACGCCGAACTGCGGTTCCCCAGCGGAATGATCTATCTCGCAGACGAATTCCCCGAACTCGGACTCACGGCGCCGCAGGAAGGGGCGGTCTCGGTGAGCCTGATGCTCGAGGTGGCCGACACCGACACCGTGCTCACCCGCGCCCGTCTGGCCGGCGGTTCGGTCGAGAGGTGGATCAACGAGGCCCACGGTCATCGCAACGCCACCCTGCTCGACCCCTTCGGGCATCGCTGGATGCTCGTCGGCCCGCTGACCGGCAAGCTGCCGCCACCTCGGGAGTGA
- a CDS encoding nuclear transport factor 2 family protein, whose translation MDVQAVAEITRLKYRYARALDTKDWDELANTLTPDAHAVYGEHLVFDSRDAFIGFLENTLGTRLITEHTCSHPEIDIADDGRSATGVWLLSDTVIIPEDGMMLRGSAYYHDRYSLGDDGCWRISRTGYQRNWETVTCMGDSPSVRLTTNRWALLQQPKAS comes from the coding sequence ATGGATGTGCAGGCGGTAGCGGAGATCACGCGGCTCAAATACCGTTATGCGCGAGCGCTCGACACGAAGGACTGGGACGAGTTGGCGAACACCCTCACCCCCGACGCACACGCCGTCTACGGGGAGCATCTCGTTTTCGACTCACGCGACGCCTTCATAGGTTTCCTCGAGAACACGCTGGGAACGCGCTTGATCACGGAGCACACCTGTTCCCATCCCGAGATCGACATCGCCGACGACGGCCGCAGCGCCACCGGGGTGTGGTTGCTGTCCGACACCGTGATCATCCCGGAGGACGGGATGATGTTGCGCGGCTCGGCCTACTATCACGATCGGTACAGCCTCGGCGACGACGGATGCTGGCGGATCAGCCGCACCGGATATCAACGCAACTGGGAGACGGTCACATGCATGGGCGACTCGCCTTCGGTCCGGTTGACGACCAATCGATGGGCGCTGCTGCAGCAACCGAAAGCGTCCTGA
- a CDS encoding TetR/AcrR family transcriptional regulator, with the protein MTEAPAPRRRGRPRDADLEDRVFDAVLEVYSETSWRGFTLDAVGRRARVGRAALYRRWSSKDDLLVQALEARSPLPVPIDTGALRSDLVELARQLLRGYRTTPGLVSLRVALDARANPELLARLIHTLNRSRVLAARTIVHRAVERGELPADTSATLLLEMVTGTVLSHALFALATPDQNVDDDYAELVVDATIRALRRPES; encoded by the coding sequence GTGACCGAAGCACCCGCACCGCGCCGCCGCGGACGCCCCCGCGACGCCGACCTGGAGGACCGCGTGTTCGACGCCGTGCTCGAGGTGTACTCCGAGACGAGCTGGCGTGGTTTCACGCTCGACGCGGTCGGACGACGCGCGCGGGTGGGGCGCGCCGCCCTCTACCGCCGGTGGTCGAGCAAGGACGACCTGCTGGTCCAGGCCCTCGAAGCGCGCAGCCCGCTGCCCGTGCCCATCGACACCGGCGCGCTCCGATCCGATCTCGTCGAACTCGCCCGGCAGCTGTTGCGCGGTTACCGGACCACCCCCGGCCTGGTGAGCCTGCGCGTCGCGCTCGACGCCCGTGCCAACCCCGAACTGCTCGCCCGGCTGATCCACACCCTCAACCGCAGCCGCGTGCTCGCGGCGCGCACGATCGTGCACCGCGCCGTCGAGCGCGGCGAACTTCCCGCCGACACCTCGGCGACGCTGCTGCTCGAAATGGTCACCGGCACCGTGCTCAGTCATGCCCTGTTCGCGTTGGCCACCCCGGACCAGAACGTCGACGACGACTACGCCGAACTCGTCGTCGACGCGACCATCCGCGCGCTGCGTCGTCCCGAGTCGTGA